The genome window TTTACAAAGGAATCATACTTAAAATGTGGTTGAGAAGATTGTTGCTCCATCAACATATTCACTTGGGCTTTTGGACCATTAAGATTTGACTAATACTTGTTCTCCTCAGTCTTCTTGTAGAAACAATCCTTAGCCTTATGATTGGTTCTTCCGCAAACGAAGCAAacccccttctctctcccttGATCCTTAGTCTTGTGAAAGTTCTTATTTTGGTTGGGtggtttaaatttaaaatttgttctTCTAGGTTTGAAATTCCTCTTATTATTTATGGTGaacttggttttgttttttccaTATTTGTTGGTGTCATTCTCAACTAAGTTCACAATTATTTGTTTTTCGGTTTCCTTCTTTTGGCTTGACCTATGTTTCTCTTCAATTCTAATTAAATTTATGACTTGAACCAAAGTAAATTCCCCTTGTTTATGCCTTAAGGTTCTAGCAAAGTCATTCCAAGATTGAGGCAATTTATCAATAAGGCAGGAGACTTTAAAATCCTCACTGAACttcgttcctttttttttcaacaccTCTTAATAGCTCTTGATATCCATGTATTTGCTCCCCAACAGACTTATTATTAACCATCTTATAATCATTAAAGTTTGAGACCGTGAACCTATCCATCCCAGCATCTACAATTCCATATTCTGCTTCTAAAGTTTCCCAAAGTTCTTTGGCGGTTGACGTAGTAGCATAATATACATCATAGAGATGCTCAGAAAGGGCACTTAAGATTCTATTGTGACAATGGTATTATATGGGTTCAAGGTTTAGTTTAGAAGATGACTCTTTAGAAGAGGAAcctttgtttgattgagtttcTTCAAGTGCAGATGCAAGTCCTAAGACAGTTAACCAATATTTCACTTGTTTTTGCCATCTATGGAAATTATGGCCACTAAATTTTTCAGGCTTAACACTATTGGCTTCTTCTAGGCTTGCCATTTGTTATGGAATACTAACTAATAACAAGTGAGAGAGATATAAGATTGCTATAATACTGtagaaattaaaacaaattgtcactaaattttttttaacaagtatAGGATAAACTATACTACTGTATAATAACCACAGATCAATTAATAATGATAATCACGCACAAATTTAATTAAGCATAAAgcaattaacatatatatatgtatgcaatTGTAGTCAAATTGTAATAATCAAGCACATATATAATTAAAGCATAAAAGATGCAAGTACTTGGTATTGAATAATCACACACAAATTGTAACAATCACAGCACTGAGGCAATCGTAGTCAAATCACATCTATTTTAagaatttataattaaaaacaattcaaTTGTACTTTAAATTGATGACAGTTTAATATTTAAATCAACTCAGAAAAAAGATGACAGGTAAATCACGTCTATACCGAGATGGTCAACTCAGACAACAAATGGCGGGCAAGCAGTtttattgtcacatcccggcctggggcGGATCACTttccgggcccgctccaccaccgtagcacgatattgtccgctttgggccccgaccacgccctcacggttttgtttttgggaactcacgagcaacttcgcagtgagtcacccatcatgggagtgctcttgcgtgctactcgcttaacttcggagtttcgatggaacccgaagccagtgagctcccaaaaggcctcgtgctaggtatggatgagaatatacatttaaggatcactcccctgggcgatgtgagatgttacatttATGTGCTTGGGTATTTaacgaaataaaaaaataataaaaaaaatgcagaaagttgaaaaagaaaaataataataaaataaagaaaggcAATGTTAGCCTTCCTAGGCTTTCAACGACAAGAccgaataataaaaaaaaaaacaaaacaaaacaaaatgcagAGAGGCAATTATGCATTCCCAGAAAGTTGAACGACTTGAACACTATAATTATTGGGCGCTTTCAATGCACTGTGAAACAGAATGTAAAATTTGCAATTATATTATCACACCTATACGGCTTTAGATTGTGTAATATATTACAGAAATATACCAATTATTTATATGATCaaatatatcaaatcaaatgtataatcactatcaaacttatgaaatttaaattgggaaaaatgaaTAAGAAAATCTGGCCTGTGAACCAAAAAGAGGCGCGATGTTGCTGCCCTAAAGCTGTACACGCCTCCCTACGTGCAAGTTATGACGGTACCTAGAACTCCAAGATACAACCCAAAGCCTCATAGGATGTCTGATCCGATATGTACGCCAACGGCAGATGAAATTGCCAAGTAGTGATCAATTGCCCAAGAATTATGAAGTAGGACTGTAAATAGACTGAGAGAGATGTGAGAATTGAGGGAGATAGAAAAGTTTAGCATATTTGTTTTCTGTCTAAGGTTTCATATTTAAAAAACTCCTCATACCCTTTTAAAAAGGAATATGACTTTTCGAATAAAACACAACtcttaaatattataaataaataaaataaaataataataagttttgaatttttaaaataaaatattattaaaataattaaaataaccaACAATAAAGAActgtcaaaattaaaaaaaaaataataagaagaagaaggctgCTCCATGTGTATTATTCTATCAGTTCGTGCGCGAATAAAACGTGATTGAATTTTatgtttgaacaaaaaaaaaaagtgatagaTTTGAAATACATATTCTAACATACATTGGTCTTGGACCACTAATATATGCTCAGTCTCTTTCGTTCCCTGTCCCCGTACTAATCAACGACTAAGAAAATGGAAAGTGCTCCTCCACATCAAAAGCATGGACAAACTCAACTAATCATAAACCTAATTAATCCAATGATAATTGGATTATGAATTACTTAATCCCTAAGCTTCAGACCGTTCCTTAATTAATTAGATACTTAGCTTAAACTTTTGAAACATATAAATAAGCTCATTTAGACACATTTCTAGTTGCCCCCCGTGGTTCTAATTTGATTTCCTTCATCTATTATGGCTCAGGTGTGTCCTCAAGCTCCCCAAGTTCTCTCTATCTGTCCCTACACTAATAGTTCATCAAAGAGAGAACCTTATACCATTTGGATGAAATCACTTGTATGCCATACAAATGGTTGCACTGTCTACAATTCCAACGGCAACATTGTTTATCGAGTTGACAACTACGACAAAAAGTGTAGCAATGAAGTTCATCTCATGGATCTCCAAGGCAAAGTTCTCTATACCATACTTAAAAAggtataatataatattaataaatatggTTACGTTTTCTTACCATGAATTCGAGTATTTTATGTTAGTGAGTTGCTTTGATTATGCAGAAGTTACAAGCTTTTGAACGATGGGATGGCTATAGAATGAGTAGCTCTTCCAAGGAAAGCAAGGAGAAGCCTTGGTTTCAAGTGAAAAGTTATAATAGAATGCTAATGGGAAGCATAGCTTGTCAAATTACAGTGGAGTGTGACAAGTATTGGATAATGAAATTGGCAGGGAAGAGTGGTGCTGTGGGATTTAGAATAGTAGACATTGATGGAGATATTGTTGCAGAGGTGAGCCTTAGCTCTCTTAATTAATATCTAATTATATAATACCTTATGAGGATCAACCGTTTTTGTATTTATCATTTATCTGTTAGAAAGTTCAACATTTTTTTGGGTGGCTTGTGCAGGCAAAGCAGAAGCTATCATCTTCTGGAGTAGTTCTGGGGGATGATGTCTTAACTTTAGAGGTGGTTCCTCATATGGACCATTCCCTTATAATGGCTATTGTGATTGTGTACGGATTGATTTGTCGCAAAATGTAAGTGTGATCacattataattatatatagcGTGGCTATTTCCAAAGCAGGTAAAAGTGCGGCTTCTCATAAATTACTGTTGTGCTTTCATTTCAGCTAGAGATTGTGGTTCTTTGTAACTAACTCATAAATCAACTAGGCCCTTTTACTTCTAGTTGAATGCTATTTGCATCCTACCCGTGGTGGAACCTTCTCGGTCACCCTTTTTATTTAACGAATTTTTCCTATACATGATATAATTGGAATCATTCATCTCCTAAATCATTATTTCAAGATAATGTCTATGAAAAATCAAGCAAATTCAAAATCGTTTAgtcatgcatatatataaactAAATGTTGGTTCACCATGACGATCTTGCTACAAAATTGTCTATTTATTTGATACACATATTGATGACTGTAATACCCTGTTTATTTTTAGATATATGTTTTAGTTATTCATTTTTATGAAATTCAAATGGAGGAAAATGGGAAATTCCGTTCCTGAATTTTATTATTACATTAGGTATTTTGTATTCATAATCCTTGTTGCGACGCATTTATATTTACGATGTCTAATTTTTTTACAAgttaaaaagacaaaaatacccctagTTGGCTAAACATAATTATACGAGGATGTATTTTATCCTTATATGTTTCCCCATATTTTTGGCATATTTTGATAGAACTCAATCCCATGAATGTGTAGGCAAAAAACATTCGCTAAACGGTATTTTAACGAATGAGTTATGAACAAGCAAAGACAAGggcaaaatggtcatttgaccatTAATCTAGATGACTCCAACTTTGCTGAAGCAATCATCTGGGGGTAGAAAAGCCACGTGTGTGGaactggggggggggggagggagagaaaggagaaaggGGAGAGACCAGCAGACCCGATCTTAAACCCATTGACCTGACAACCCGATTTTGACCTGGTAAGATTTTTGGcgattttttgtcatttttccaATGAATTCCACTCAGCACCACCTGCTCACTCCACCCCAACCTATGCTTTCCCATTTCCATAAAAAACTTGAGCCCCGTTTTGGCCTTGGTTTCATGAAGAACAACACCGGTGGGTGCAATGGCTCCTCGGTGGTGGAGAATGCAGTTGCTTCTCAAAGAACATGATCTTTTTTTGTTCATTCTTGAGAAAAGAGAAGCCCGCGATCCACCATTCATGAAGTTAATTCCGTCGACAACTACCACCAATAGACTCGATGCCTTAACCAATGCATGGTTCTTGTTCCTGGAATTGAGGAGAGTCTATTGGTTCTGTGTAACGACCCAAAATTTATTCGGAAATTAAACATAGTGGTAGGCCAAAACAAA of Malus sylvestris chromosome 6, drMalSylv7.2, whole genome shotgun sequence contains these proteins:
- the LOC126625066 gene encoding protein LURP-one-related 4-like, with translation MAQVCPQAPQVLSICPYTNSSSKREPYTIWMKSLVCHTNGCTVYNSNGNIVYRVDNYDKKCSNEVHLMDLQGKVLYTILKKKLQAFERWDGYRMSSSSKESKEKPWFQVKSYNRMLMGSIACQITVECDKYWIMKLAGKSGAVGFRIVDIDGDIVAEAKQKLSSSGVVLGDDVLTLEVVPHMDHSLIMAIVIVYGLICRKM